In Kitasatospora sp. NA04385, a single genomic region encodes these proteins:
- a CDS encoding SpoIIE family protein phosphatase — MATEPEAPGPARRTPPAQATRNETPANPLRTALGAPGERAGERAAGRTVPPPSGRGLPTRTGDSSPEWLEPAMAANGIGSFDWDIRRDVLVGDQRACAILGLTGQAFDRTSASFLALLHPEDAPVVRRRVERAVAELGQCGAYYRTVFPNGELHAVRFRGRVLADAFGRPSRMVGFVWDATVELHKRERADEQALLREERSRFIKEAARALSEAVTVRDVARVFTELPLPGLGPDGLALASLEAGRIALLGSSGYRSALSDQFDRIPLAPSHPAAEAIRQRAPIFVSSREEYRERYPDAWDWAEDSGRSSWAFLPLVASGRPTGICVVSFDDARELDADERTLLSTLGGLVAQSLARARLHDAEHELAAGLQRVMLPRTVPAVPGVSTAVRYLAAGSGLQIGGDWYDVVPLPGGHVGLVIGDVQGHDVHAAGIMGQLRIALRAYAAEGHPPAAVMARASRFLADLDTDHFATCTYAEVNVDYGVVYAVRAGHLDPVVRRADGTAHPVPVSGGLPLGVDPDEEYRVTRFSLDPGETVVLCTDGLVEARDMDLDTGFARLCATVSGHLPGIDESPREPLEELADRIASQAADSSEREDDIALLLLRWDGPAGGRAAQQLRRRIGQADLARIAELRGELRDALRRWGVPELIDTAELLSSELVTNAIRHTDRDAMFTARLYQEHGRARLRVEVEDESDLWPTRRTPGEQASSGRGLMLVEALADTWGVEPRGTGKRMWFELSS, encoded by the coding sequence ATGGCCACAGAGCCCGAGGCGCCTGGGCCCGCCCGCCGCACCCCGCCCGCCCAGGCCACCAGGAACGAGACCCCGGCCAACCCGCTGCGCACCGCCCTGGGCGCGCCCGGCGAACGGGCCGGCGAGCGGGCGGCCGGACGGACCGTCCCGCCGCCGTCCGGCCGCGGCCTGCCCACCCGCACCGGGGACTCCAGCCCCGAGTGGCTGGAACCCGCGATGGCCGCCAACGGCATCGGCTCGTTCGACTGGGACATCCGCCGCGACGTCCTGGTCGGCGACCAGCGCGCCTGCGCGATCCTCGGACTGACCGGCCAGGCCTTCGACCGCACCTCCGCCTCCTTCCTGGCCCTGCTGCACCCCGAGGACGCGCCCGTGGTGCGCCGCCGGGTCGAGCGCGCCGTCGCCGAACTCGGCCAGTGCGGCGCCTACTACCGCACCGTCTTCCCCAACGGCGAACTGCACGCCGTGCGCTTCCGCGGCCGGGTCCTCGCCGACGCGTTCGGCCGCCCGTCCCGGATGGTCGGCTTCGTCTGGGACGCCACCGTCGAGCTGCACAAGCGCGAGCGCGCCGACGAGCAGGCCCTGCTGCGCGAGGAGCGCTCCCGGTTCATCAAGGAGGCCGCCCGGGCGCTCTCCGAGGCGGTCACCGTCCGGGACGTCGCCCGGGTCTTCACCGAACTCCCGCTGCCCGGCCTCGGCCCCGACGGCCTCGCCCTGGCCTCGCTGGAAGCCGGCCGGATCGCCCTGCTCGGCTCCAGCGGCTACCGCAGCGCGCTCAGCGACCAGTTCGACCGCATCCCGCTCGCGCCCAGCCACCCCGCCGCCGAGGCGATCCGGCAGCGCGCCCCGATCTTCGTCTCCAGCCGCGAGGAGTACCGCGAGCGCTACCCCGACGCCTGGGACTGGGCCGAGGACAGCGGCCGCTCCTCCTGGGCGTTCCTCCCGCTGGTCGCCAGCGGCCGCCCCACCGGCATCTGCGTGGTCTCCTTCGACGACGCCCGCGAACTCGACGCCGACGAGCGCACCCTGCTCTCCACCCTCGGCGGGCTGGTCGCCCAGTCCCTCGCCCGGGCCCGCCTGCACGACGCCGAGCACGAGCTCGCCGCCGGCCTGCAGCGCGTCATGCTGCCCCGCACCGTCCCCGCCGTCCCCGGCGTCAGCACCGCCGTCCGCTACCTCGCGGCCGGCTCCGGCCTCCAGATCGGCGGCGACTGGTACGACGTCGTCCCGCTGCCCGGCGGGCACGTCGGCCTGGTCATCGGCGACGTCCAGGGCCACGACGTGCACGCCGCCGGCATCATGGGCCAGCTGAGGATCGCGCTGCGCGCCTACGCCGCCGAGGGCCACCCGCCCGCCGCGGTGATGGCCCGCGCCTCCCGCTTCCTCGCCGACCTCGACACCGACCACTTCGCGACCTGCACCTACGCCGAGGTCAACGTCGACTACGGCGTCGTCTACGCCGTCCGGGCCGGCCACCTCGACCCCGTGGTGCGCCGCGCCGACGGCACCGCGCACCCCGTCCCGGTCTCCGGCGGCCTGCCGCTGGGCGTCGACCCCGACGAGGAGTACCGGGTCACCCGGTTCAGCCTCGACCCCGGCGAGACGGTCGTGCTCTGCACCGACGGACTCGTCGAGGCCCGCGACATGGACCTCGACACCGGGTTCGCCCGGCTCTGCGCGACCGTCTCCGGCCACCTCCCCGGCATCGACGAGTCCCCCCGCGAACCGCTGGAGGAACTCGCCGACCGGATCGCCTCCCAGGCCGCCGACAGCAGCGAGCGCGAGGACGACATCGCGCTCCTGCTGCTGCGCTGGGACGGCCCGGCGGGCGGGCGCGCCGCGCAGCAGCTGCGCCGCCGGATCGGCCAGGCCGACCTGGCCCGGATCGCCGAACTGCGCGGCGAACTCCGGGACGCGCTGCGGCGCTGGGGCGTGCCGGAGCTGATCGACACCGCCGAACTGCTCTCCTCCGAACTCGTCACCAACGCGATCCGGCACACCGACCGGGACGCGATGTTCACCGCCCGCCTCTACCAGGAGCACGGCCGGGCCCGGCTGCGCGTCGAGGTCGAGGACGAGTCCGACCTCTGGCCCACCCGCCGCACCCCCGGCGAACAGGCGTCCTCCGGCCGCGGCCTGATGCTGGTCGAAGCGCTCGCCGACACCTGGGGCGTGGAGCCCCGGGGCACCGGCAAGCGGATGTGGTTCGAACTCAGCAGCTGA
- a CDS encoding ATP-binding protein: protein MDGQARFPRQRSASWREGAEHQGSAHGAPAAYQPGCALHRRLHAALDAADLPAVGAIRRRLRTALDHWGVPEELADTAELLASELVTNALVHTGRGAVFDAVLTEESRLRVEVQDGAVQVPSRRAASDTATSGRGLFLVEALADDWGVQLRADGKTTWFELSAA, encoded by the coding sequence ATGGACGGTCAGGCAAGGTTTCCGCGGCAGCGGTCGGCTTCGTGGCGGGAGGGGGCCGAGCACCAGGGGTCGGCGCACGGCGCGCCGGCGGCGTACCAGCCCGGGTGCGCGCTGCACCGCCGGCTGCACGCCGCGCTGGACGCGGCGGACCTGCCGGCGGTGGGGGCGATCCGCCGCAGGCTGCGGACGGCGCTCGACCACTGGGGCGTCCCCGAGGAGCTGGCCGACACCGCCGAGCTGCTCGCCTCCGAGCTGGTCACCAACGCCCTGGTGCACACCGGCCGGGGCGCGGTGTTCGACGCGGTGCTGACGGAGGAGTCCCGGCTGCGGGTCGAGGTGCAGGACGGCGCGGTGCAGGTGCCCAGCCGCCGGGCCGCCTCCGACACGGCGACCTCCGGGCGCGGGCTGTTCCTGGTGGAGGCGCTGGCGGACGACTGGGGCGTGCAGCTGCGGGCGGACGGGAAGACCACCTGGTTCGAGCTCTCCGCGGCCTGA
- the ureA gene encoding urease subunit gamma: MRLTPTERDRLLIFTAAELARARRARGLRLNVPEATALIADTVCEAARDGRRLAEAIEAGRGVLGADDVLPGVADVVTVVQVEAVFEDGTRLAVVTDPFRGAGSLGPDAPGAALPGAGTGYEPVEETLLLPVHNTAAVPISVTSHFHFFESNPRLAFDRAAAYGTHLAVPAGSSVRFDPGATVEVGLVPIGGARVAIGFAGLVDGPLDAPGAKDAALAKARATGYLTEFDDTDDTFDSAFDDAGPAQ, translated from the coding sequence GTGCGACTGACCCCCACTGAACGGGACCGGCTGCTGATCTTCACCGCGGCCGAACTGGCCCGCGCCCGGCGGGCGCGGGGCCTGCGGCTGAACGTCCCCGAGGCGACCGCGCTGATCGCGGACACCGTCTGCGAGGCGGCCCGCGACGGCCGCCGGCTGGCCGAGGCGATCGAGGCCGGGCGCGGCGTGCTGGGCGCCGACGACGTGCTGCCGGGCGTCGCGGACGTGGTGACCGTGGTGCAGGTGGAGGCGGTGTTCGAGGACGGGACGCGGCTGGCGGTGGTCACCGACCCGTTCCGCGGCGCGGGCTCGCTGGGCCCGGACGCGCCGGGCGCGGCGCTGCCCGGCGCCGGGACGGGGTACGAGCCGGTGGAGGAGACCCTGCTGCTGCCGGTGCACAACACCGCCGCGGTGCCGATCTCGGTGACCTCGCACTTCCACTTCTTCGAGTCGAACCCGCGGCTGGCCTTCGACCGGGCCGCCGCGTACGGCACCCACCTGGCGGTGCCGGCCGGCTCCTCGGTCCGCTTCGACCCGGGCGCCACCGTCGAGGTCGGCCTGGTGCCGATCGGCGGGGCCCGGGTGGCGATCGGCTTCGCGGGCCTGGTGGACGGCCCGCTGGACGCGCCGGGCGCGAAGGACGCGGCACTGGCGAAGGCCCGGGCGACCGGCTACCTGACCGAGTTCGACGACACCGACGACACCTTCGACAGCGCCTTCGACGACGCCGGGCCCGCGCAGTGA
- a CDS encoding urease subunit alpha has protein sequence MSAITPHDYISVHGPRAGDRVRLGDSGLIVRVESDSQAPGDEFLAGFGKTARDGLHLKPAAVRETCDVVVSNVLVIDAVQGVRKTSIGIRAGRIAAIGRAGNPDTLDGVEVVVGTGTTIVSGEGLIATAGAVDTHVHLLSPRIMEASLASGVTTIIGQEFGPVWGVGVNSPWALRHAFNAFDAWPVNIGFLGRGSSSDPAPLVEALAEGGASGFKVHEDMGAHTRALDTALRVAEEYDVQVALHTDGLNECLSVEDTLAVLEGRTIHAFHIEGCGGGHVPNVLKMAGVENVIGSSTNPTLPFGRDALGEHYDMIVSAHDLKPDLPGDAAMARDRIRAGTMGAEDVLHDLGVIGITSSDAQGMGRAGETVRRTFAMAGKMKAELGPLDGTGSYGTAEGGDDNERVLRYVAKLTINPAIAHGLSHEIGSLEVGKLADIVLWRPDHFGAKPQLVLKAGFPAYGVVGDPNASTDRCEPLVLGPQFGAHGATAADLSVAFVAQAAADSAYLDVAADQLPTRRRRVGVRGTRGIGPRSMLRNGRIGRVDVSATGLVSLDGEPLRSAPADSVSLSRLYFL, from the coding sequence ATGAGCGCCATCACCCCGCACGACTACATCTCGGTGCACGGCCCGCGCGCGGGCGACCGGGTCCGGCTCGGCGACTCCGGGCTGATCGTCCGGGTCGAGTCCGACTCGCAGGCCCCGGGCGACGAGTTCCTGGCCGGCTTCGGCAAGACCGCCCGGGACGGCCTGCACCTGAAGCCCGCCGCCGTCCGGGAGACCTGCGACGTGGTGGTCTCCAACGTGCTGGTGATCGACGCGGTGCAGGGCGTCCGGAAGACCTCGATCGGCATCCGGGCGGGCCGGATCGCGGCGATCGGCCGAGCCGGCAACCCGGACACCCTGGACGGGGTGGAGGTGGTGGTCGGCACCGGCACCACCATCGTCTCCGGCGAGGGCCTGATCGCCACCGCGGGCGCCGTCGACACCCACGTGCACCTGCTCTCCCCGCGGATCATGGAGGCCTCGCTCGCCTCCGGGGTGACCACGATCATCGGCCAGGAGTTCGGCCCGGTCTGGGGCGTCGGCGTCAACTCCCCGTGGGCGCTGCGGCACGCCTTCAACGCCTTCGACGCCTGGCCGGTCAACATCGGCTTCCTGGGCCGCGGTTCGTCCTCCGACCCGGCCCCGCTGGTGGAGGCGCTGGCCGAGGGCGGCGCCTCCGGCTTCAAGGTGCACGAGGACATGGGCGCGCACACCCGGGCGCTGGACACCGCGCTGCGGGTCGCCGAGGAGTACGACGTCCAGGTCGCCCTGCACACCGACGGGCTGAACGAGTGCCTGTCGGTGGAGGACACCCTCGCGGTGCTGGAGGGCCGCACCATCCACGCCTTCCACATCGAGGGCTGCGGCGGCGGCCACGTGCCGAACGTGCTGAAGATGGCGGGCGTGGAGAACGTCATCGGCTCCTCCACCAACCCCACCCTCCCGTTCGGCCGGGACGCGCTGGGCGAGCACTACGACATGATCGTCTCCGCCCACGACCTCAAGCCCGACCTGCCCGGCGACGCCGCGATGGCCCGGGACCGGATCCGGGCCGGGACGATGGGCGCCGAGGACGTGCTGCACGACCTGGGCGTCATCGGCATCACCTCCTCCGACGCCCAGGGCATGGGCCGGGCCGGCGAGACGGTGCGCCGCACCTTCGCGATGGCCGGGAAGATGAAGGCCGAGCTCGGCCCGCTGGACGGCACCGGCTCGTACGGAACGGCCGAGGGCGGCGACGACAACGAGCGGGTGCTGCGCTACGTCGCCAAGCTGACCATCAACCCGGCGATCGCGCACGGCCTCTCGCACGAGATCGGCTCGCTGGAGGTCGGCAAGCTGGCCGACATCGTGCTGTGGCGCCCCGACCACTTCGGCGCCAAGCCGCAGCTGGTCCTCAAGGCCGGCTTCCCCGCGTACGGCGTGGTCGGCGACCCGAACGCCTCCACCGACCGCTGCGAACCGCTCGTCCTGGGCCCGCAGTTCGGCGCGCACGGCGCCACCGCCGCGGACCTCTCGGTGGCGTTCGTCGCCCAGGCCGCCGCCGACTCCGCCTACCTGGACGTCGCGGCCGACCAACTCCCCACCCGCAGGCGGCGGGTGGGCGTGCGCGGCACCCGCGGCATCGGCCCGCGCTCGATGCTGCGCAACGGCCGGATCGGGCGGGTCGACGTCTCCGCGACCGGCCTGGTCTCGCTGGACGGCGAGCCGCTGCGCTCGGCGCCCGCCGACTCGGTCTCGCTCAGCCGCCTCTACTTCCTCTGA
- a CDS encoding agmatine/peptidylarginine deiminase, translated as MSSSPTPAALGFRMPAEWHPHERTWMAFPTANPTFDGAEQLDAARRAWAEVANTVVRYEPVTLVVNTGEGEAARRYLAPEVEIVERPLNDAWMRDIGPSFLIGEDGELAAADWVFNGWGAQSWARWDKDQDIAEHVAGLTGVRRFASRLVNEGGGIHVDGEGTVLVTDTVQLGEGRNADWTREQVEAELHAHLGTSKAIWLPRGLTRDYDEFGTRGHIDIVAAFVRPGTVVVHSQPDPAHPDHAVCQELADLLRAATDARGRTLEVIELPAPTVLFDEDGEPVDYSYINHYVANGTVVLCAFDDPRDEQAKAILEKAYPGRTVELVDAREIFANGGGIHCITQQQPRA; from the coding sequence ATGAGCAGCTCCCCCACCCCCGCCGCGCTCGGCTTCCGGATGCCCGCCGAGTGGCACCCGCACGAGCGCACCTGGATGGCCTTCCCCACCGCCAACCCGACCTTCGACGGCGCCGAGCAGCTGGACGCCGCCCGCCGCGCCTGGGCGGAGGTCGCCAACACGGTCGTCCGCTACGAGCCGGTCACCCTGGTGGTCAACACCGGCGAGGGCGAGGCCGCCCGCCGCTACCTCGCCCCCGAGGTGGAGATCGTCGAACGGCCGCTGAACGACGCCTGGATGCGCGACATCGGCCCGTCCTTCCTGATCGGCGAGGACGGCGAACTCGCCGCCGCCGACTGGGTGTTCAACGGCTGGGGCGCGCAGTCCTGGGCCCGCTGGGACAAGGACCAGGACATCGCCGAGCACGTCGCCGGGCTGACCGGCGTGCGGCGCTTCGCCTCCCGGCTGGTCAACGAGGGCGGCGGCATCCACGTCGACGGCGAGGGCACCGTCCTGGTCACCGACACCGTGCAGCTCGGCGAGGGCCGCAACGCCGACTGGACCCGCGAGCAGGTCGAGGCGGAGCTCCACGCCCACCTGGGCACCAGCAAGGCGATCTGGCTGCCGCGCGGACTGACCCGCGACTACGACGAGTTCGGCACCCGCGGCCACATCGACATCGTCGCCGCCTTCGTCCGCCCGGGCACCGTGGTGGTCCACTCCCAGCCCGACCCGGCCCACCCGGACCACGCCGTCTGCCAGGAGCTCGCCGACCTGCTGCGCGCCGCCACCGACGCCCGCGGCCGCACCCTCGAAGTGATCGAACTCCCGGCCCCCACCGTGCTGTTCGACGAGGACGGCGAACCGGTCGACTACTCCTACATCAACCACTACGTGGCCAACGGCACCGTCGTGCTGTGCGCCTTCGACGACCCGCGCGACGAGCAGGCCAAGGCGATCCTGGAGAAGGCCTACCCCGGCCGCACCGTCGAACTGGTCGACGCCCGCGAGATCTTCGCCAACGGCGGCGGCATCCACTGCATCACCCAGCAGCAGCCGCGCGCCTAA
- a CDS encoding helix-turn-helix transcriptional regulator, giving the protein MSSPPALMPLSLPDAAWRHSDVRHALIDRQMGALLRWVQHHTGASRGRIAMAIGMTQSRVNEIMNGRREVHRLDVFERIAEGLTMPDSARQVLGLAARQRASAVAFDLAAWPEIVRVYSAQDAAAAEIQHAARATGEIDVLAVRGLGLLGLSNSLLRPHLDRDGDAPPRLRVLLLDPDSPAARQRAVEIGESTESLSSGIRTAEARLRELADAGGGVEVYRYRTLPVWRVIRLGPVLYVGAFDVGREGHESATYKLVRTPGGPLWAGFRRLFDALVEDSTRII; this is encoded by the coding sequence GTGAGCAGTCCGCCCGCCCTGATGCCCCTGTCGCTGCCCGATGCGGCCTGGCGGCACTCGGACGTCCGCCATGCTCTGATCGACCGGCAGATGGGCGCCCTGCTGCGCTGGGTGCAGCACCACACCGGCGCCAGCCGGGGACGCATCGCCATGGCCATCGGCATGACGCAGTCCCGTGTCAACGAGATCATGAACGGGCGCAGAGAGGTCCACAGGCTCGACGTGTTCGAGCGGATCGCGGAGGGCCTGACCATGCCGGACAGCGCCCGCCAGGTGCTCGGCCTCGCCGCCCGTCAGCGGGCGAGCGCGGTGGCGTTCGACCTCGCCGCATGGCCGGAGATCGTCCGCGTCTACAGCGCCCAGGACGCCGCGGCTGCCGAGATCCAGCACGCCGCCCGGGCCACCGGCGAGATCGACGTCCTGGCCGTCCGCGGACTCGGCCTCCTCGGCCTCTCCAACAGCCTCCTGCGCCCCCACCTCGACCGCGACGGCGACGCCCCGCCGCGCCTGCGCGTGCTGCTGCTCGACCCGGACAGTCCGGCCGCCCGGCAGCGGGCCGTCGAGATCGGCGAATCAACCGAATCCCTGTCCAGCGGCATCCGCACCGCGGAGGCCCGGCTGCGCGAACTGGCGGACGCCGGTGGCGGGGTGGAGGTGTACCGGTACCGGACGCTGCCGGTCTGGCGGGTCATCAGGCTCGGCCCGGTGCTGTACGTCGGCGCGTTCGACGTCGGCCGGGAGGGGCACGAGTCCGCGACGTACAAGCTGGTCCGTACCCCCGGAGGCCCCTTGTGGGCGGGGTTCCGCAGGCTGTTTGATGCCCTGGTCGAGGACAGCACCCGCATCATCTGA
- the cyaB gene encoding class IV adenylate cyclase: protein MAIEAELKAIVRDPESVLAALEKTGGPDRVDVYQDTYYDEPAGGLMDADRELRIRTVHGPDSTRTVLTYKGARVDADSGSKPEFETKVADPAAAHEIFRGLGYVPRIAFEKRCRNYDLTADGRQVLATLVRVPEIDGTWLEVETSAADAAELPAALVVVRAVLHGLGIADSDLTTELYTDAVAAARP, encoded by the coding sequence GTGGCCATCGAAGCCGAGCTGAAAGCGATCGTGCGCGACCCCGAGAGCGTGCTCGCCGCACTGGAGAAGACCGGCGGACCTGATCGGGTCGACGTCTACCAGGACACCTACTACGACGAGCCGGCGGGCGGCCTGATGGACGCCGATCGGGAGCTGCGCATCCGGACGGTGCACGGACCGGACTCCACCCGCACCGTGCTCACCTACAAGGGCGCCCGCGTGGATGCGGATTCCGGGTCGAAGCCGGAGTTCGAGACGAAGGTGGCCGACCCGGCCGCCGCTCACGAGATCTTCCGCGGTCTCGGGTACGTGCCTCGGATCGCCTTCGAGAAGCGGTGCCGGAACTACGACCTCACCGCCGATGGGCGCCAGGTGCTCGCCACGCTGGTCCGGGTGCCTGAGATCGACGGCACCTGGCTGGAGGTCGAGACGTCCGCCGCGGACGCGGCCGAACTGCCGGCCGCACTCGTCGTGGTGCGTGCCGTGCTGCACGGGCTCGGCATCGCCGACAGCGACCTCACCACCGAGCTGTACACCGACGCGGTCGCAGCCGCTCGCCCGTAA
- a CDS encoding GntR family transcriptional regulator, producing the protein MTTSGPSAYLQVAEQIRDRIAAGEYPPGSRLPSLADLQEQYGFSHGVGQSAYRLLEQEGVVLAQQGRGYFVREQEAHRTLVRRRPADGAPGPDNAFLAEQGVTTGLRSQSTTEAATADVAERLGVEAGTPLMHTTYVYLVDGEPGYLADSWEPMAVTGRHLIVLPEAGPYIGLGVAARMAVIGIEVGEPVELVTARGLTRAEAQTLALLPGAPALAIRRTHYDQATGRPVETADLVLPGERWSTQYGRRPGA; encoded by the coding sequence ATGACCACCAGCGGGCCCTCCGCCTACCTGCAGGTGGCCGAGCAGATCCGGGACCGGATCGCCGCGGGCGAGTACCCGCCCGGCAGCCGACTCCCGTCCCTGGCCGACCTCCAGGAGCAGTACGGCTTCTCCCACGGCGTCGGACAGTCCGCGTACCGGCTGCTGGAGCAGGAGGGGGTCGTGCTCGCCCAGCAGGGGCGCGGCTACTTCGTCCGCGAGCAGGAGGCGCACCGCACCCTGGTGCGGCGGCGGCCCGCGGACGGGGCGCCCGGGCCGGACAACGCCTTCCTCGCCGAACAGGGCGTCACCACCGGGCTGCGCAGCCAGTCCACCACCGAGGCCGCCACGGCCGACGTCGCCGAGCGCCTCGGCGTCGAGGCCGGCACCCCGCTGATGCACACCACGTACGTCTACCTGGTCGACGGCGAACCCGGGTACCTCGCCGACTCCTGGGAGCCGATGGCCGTCACCGGCCGGCACCTGATCGTGCTGCCCGAGGCCGGCCCGTACATCGGCCTCGGCGTCGCCGCGCGGATGGCCGTCATCGGCATCGAGGTCGGCGAGCCCGTCGAACTCGTCACCGCCCGCGGCCTCACCCGCGCCGAGGCCCAGACCCTCGCGCTGCTCCCCGGGGCGCCCGCCCTGGCCATCCGCCGCACCCACTACGACCAGGCCACCGGCCGCCCCGTCGAGACCGCCGACCTCGTGCTGCCCGGCGAGCGCTGGTCCACCCAGTACGGCCGCCGCCCCGGCGCCTGA
- a CDS encoding TetR/AcrR family transcriptional regulator — translation MAQPRTRRPARPREEVYAAARTAIAEHGLARLTMAGLGEQLGMSAGHLLYYFGSKDQLLLETLRWSEAQLGERRGRELARREAPVLERLARYLELYLPEGPGDPRWILWIEVWSRSPGTADLRQGQHEIEAPWQDDLTALLDEGRETAVLPPATPTAARATQLRALLDGLAVPLAIGLPGTTRESALAHATSAAHALLGL, via the coding sequence ATGGCGCAGCCCCGCACCCGTCGGCCGGCGCGCCCCCGCGAAGAGGTCTACGCCGCCGCCCGCACCGCGATCGCCGAACACGGCCTGGCCCGGCTCACCATGGCCGGCCTCGGCGAGCAGCTCGGCATGAGCGCCGGCCACCTCCTCTACTACTTCGGCAGCAAGGACCAGCTCCTGCTGGAGACCCTCCGCTGGAGCGAGGCCCAGCTCGGCGAGCGGCGCGGCCGCGAACTCGCCCGCCGCGAGGCACCCGTCCTCGAACGGCTCGCCCGCTACCTGGAGCTGTACCTGCCGGAGGGGCCCGGCGACCCGCGCTGGATCCTGTGGATCGAGGTGTGGAGCCGCTCCCCCGGCACCGCGGACCTCCGCCAGGGCCAGCACGAGATCGAGGCCCCCTGGCAGGACGACCTGACCGCCCTCCTCGACGAGGGCCGCGAAACCGCCGTCCTCCCCCCGGCCACCCCCACCGCCGCCCGCGCCACCCAGCTGCGCGCCCTCCTCGACGGCCTCGCCGTCCCCCTCGCCATCGGCCTGCCCGGCACCACCCGCGAAAGCGCCCTCGCCCACGCGACCTCCGCCGCGCACGCCCTGCTGGGCCTGTGA
- a CDS encoding protein phosphatase 2C domain-containing protein: MVPDTAIDGAQFGGTTLRAVSIRGDSARYRGEPRTDALLTVRFGEGEEALVLTVLAAPARRANAQWGSAAAAESARQLAAAIGRSRAELAADLRAGARDRLRYGLQRIALRSAAQLRSAAEEAAQEAAQDGDAPSDLPPEETASLHCLLMSADPAATHRAAFGTGPGGLYLLRSGHWIDAYAARLLHHPDGQPPLPPASMPAPRPFRFRLVPATSGDILLLCTPGLATPIAEEPAVAHFLSSHWAHPHPPGTVDFLRQIQVRAKGYADDRTAVAVWTD; this comes from the coding sequence GTGGTGCCCGACACCGCCATCGACGGCGCCCAGTTCGGGGGCACCACGCTGCGGGCGGTGTCCATCCGCGGCGACTCGGCCCGCTACCGGGGCGAGCCCCGCACCGACGCCCTGCTCACCGTCCGGTTCGGCGAGGGCGAGGAGGCGCTCGTCCTGACCGTGCTGGCCGCGCCCGCCCGCCGGGCCAACGCCCAGTGGGGGTCGGCCGCGGCCGCCGAGTCCGCTCGGCAGCTGGCCGCCGCGATCGGCCGCAGCCGGGCCGAACTCGCTGCCGACCTGCGGGCCGGGGCCCGCGACCGTCTGCGCTACGGCCTCCAGCGGATCGCCCTGCGTTCGGCGGCCCAGCTGCGCAGCGCCGCGGAGGAGGCGGCGCAGGAGGCCGCGCAGGACGGCGACGCGCCGTCCGACCTGCCGCCCGAGGAGACCGCCTCGCTGCACTGCCTGCTGATGTCCGCCGACCCGGCCGCGACCCACCGCGCCGCGTTCGGCACCGGCCCCGGCGGCCTCTACCTGCTGCGCTCGGGCCACTGGATCGACGCCTACGCGGCCCGGCTGCTCCACCACCCCGACGGGCAGCCCCCGCTGCCCCCGGCGTCGATGCCCGCGCCCCGGCCGTTCCGCTTCCGCCTCGTCCCGGCCACCTCCGGCGACATCCTGCTGCTCTGCACCCCGGGCCTGGCCACCCCGATCGCCGAGGAGCCCGCGGTCGCCCACTTCCTCTCCAGCCACTGGGCCCACCCGCACCCGCCCGGCACCGTCGACTTCCTCCGCCAGATCCAGGTCCGCGCCAAGGGCTACGCGGACGACCGCACCGCGGTGGCGGTCTGGACGGACTGA
- a CDS encoding DUF3105 domain-containing protein: MGSASKQSNPTGKQPKPGSKSAQQADRRARIAELRAVEQRRERRNKILTIGISSALVLAMIGGGTWLALDAKDKSDKKAAAAKASADAAQKAKDDAAKADIPGLQTFGKLSQNHVQTDVKYPQTPPVGGDHNPVWQTCMGNVYDKPVKNENAVHSLEHGAVWVTYNGKATPEDIKTLSDKVKATPYSLMSPYPDEQGTITLTAWSNQLVVDSASDPRVETFFAKFVQGPQTLEQGASCSSGQM, from the coding sequence ATGGGTTCCGCCTCGAAGCAGTCCAACCCCACCGGCAAGCAGCCCAAGCCGGGCAGCAAGTCCGCCCAGCAGGCCGACCGCCGGGCCCGGATCGCCGAGCTGCGCGCCGTCGAGCAGCGCCGCGAGCGCCGCAACAAGATCCTCACCATCGGCATCTCGTCCGCCCTGGTGCTCGCCATGATCGGCGGCGGCACCTGGCTGGCGCTGGACGCCAAGGACAAGAGCGACAAGAAGGCGGCGGCGGCCAAGGCCTCGGCCGACGCGGCGCAGAAGGCCAAGGACGACGCCGCGAAGGCCGACATCCCGGGCCTGCAGACCTTCGGCAAGCTCAGCCAGAACCACGTCCAGACCGACGTGAAGTACCCGCAGACCCCGCCGGTCGGCGGCGACCACAACCCGGTCTGGCAGACCTGCATGGGCAACGTCTACGACAAGCCGGTCAAGAACGAGAACGCGGTCCACTCGCTGGAGCACGGCGCGGTCTGGGTCACCTACAACGGCAAGGCCACCCCCGAGGACATCAAGACCCTCAGCGACAAGGTCAAGGCCACCCCGTACAGCCTGATGAGCCCGTACCCGGACGAGCAGGGCACCATCACGCTGACCGCGTGGAGCAACCAGCTGGTGGTGGACTCCGCCAGCGACCCGCGGGTGGAGACCTTCTTCGCCAAGTTCGTGCAGGGCCCGCAGACGCTGGAGCAGGGCGCCAGCTGCAGCTCGGGGCAGATGTGA